One segment of Thermococcus profundus DNA contains the following:
- a CDS encoding CGP-CTERM sorting domain-containing protein — MKPKSLTSLSLLFLFLISGMVVPQVSAGEKITAPVPLYLLTSNFTYSMYVTPPCFQYPNRYLVEYAVINGTLWELKGPLYTGCRNVSGIEVRVAGIENESDEKLASFLRDYFHLGNNSPVKAIHVKVYTDTPYTIPVELRSENITISYSSYNSTHELVEVSISNTTLGLDFGDILNDTGASYPLPSRIVVKFLANKKSGEAYLIDGDKKTPVGFLPLVPFAKSPQDFWRRILDSTRSTIDSLKKNPWIIENLVQKVRLSNDTEAASTLVWNFVLNVTPQMFQDKSAYLGAPLYFSMRYGHPLEYGGLSRPLDPLKATTVHIEWFDRIPKNITTDSLKRYLSTGDGNALKPAIKEALVIYTPTPMEYGVGDMYALADVLFPPFQYQNDSELLTVPLPGEYRRMLNASYLVISAFDFAKGYFHVRYDPTFFSPEDLQLKEWNKTYSCVDYIENEVQNNLTNMIFSFAVNNKIKPEKLDEIYQIVKNGAEMCGGVNLSALQDNLTTTSSSPGNKTSPGTKTLNKRTDPPQKKDDASTGGICGPASLLALTALPLLLKKKKK, encoded by the coding sequence GTGAAGCCCAAGTCCCTGACATCTTTGTCCCTCCTGTTCCTTTTCCTCATTTCTGGAATGGTAGTTCCACAAGTTAGTGCCGGAGAGAAAATAACCGCTCCGGTGCCACTCTACCTGCTGACGAGCAACTTCACATATTCGATGTACGTTACCCCACCTTGCTTCCAGTATCCCAATAGGTATCTCGTCGAGTACGCGGTGATCAACGGAACTTTATGGGAGCTCAAGGGGCCCCTTTACACCGGGTGCAGGAACGTCTCGGGAATCGAAGTCAGAGTCGCTGGGATAGAAAACGAAAGCGACGAAAAACTTGCCTCGTTCCTCAGGGATTACTTCCATCTCGGGAACAATTCTCCAGTGAAGGCAATCCACGTGAAGGTGTACACTGATACCCCATACACCATCCCAGTAGAACTACGTTCTGAGAACATCACTATCTCATATTCTTCCTACAACTCCACTCACGAGTTAGTCGAGGTCTCGATTTCAAACACCACCCTCGGACTCGATTTTGGAGATATCTTGAACGATACCGGAGCCTCTTACCCACTCCCCAGCAGGATAGTCGTTAAGTTCCTCGCGAACAAGAAAAGCGGCGAAGCTTACCTTATAGACGGGGACAAGAAGACCCCCGTGGGCTTCCTTCCTCTCGTCCCCTTTGCAAAGAGCCCCCAAGATTTCTGGAGGAGGATCCTGGATTCAACCAGGTCAACGATAGACTCCCTGAAGAAGAACCCCTGGATAATTGAGAATCTCGTCCAGAAAGTCCGGCTCTCAAACGACACCGAGGCGGCCTCAACGCTCGTTTGGAACTTCGTGTTAAACGTAACCCCCCAGATGTTCCAGGACAAGTCTGCCTATCTCGGGGCCCCCCTGTATTTCAGCATGAGGTACGGCCATCCCCTCGAGTACGGAGGCCTATCAAGGCCCCTAGATCCCCTCAAAGCCACCACCGTTCACATAGAATGGTTCGACCGGATACCGAAGAACATCACAACCGACTCGCTCAAGAGGTACCTCTCCACTGGGGACGGGAACGCCCTAAAGCCAGCTATAAAAGAGGCTCTCGTCATTTACACCCCCACCCCAATGGAGTACGGTGTGGGTGATATGTATGCCCTCGCGGATGTGCTCTTTCCGCCCTTCCAATACCAGAACGATTCAGAACTGCTCACTGTTCCGCTTCCGGGGGAATACCGGAGGATGCTGAACGCGAGCTATCTGGTAATCTCGGCGTTTGATTTTGCAAAGGGATACTTCCACGTGCGCTACGACCCCACGTTCTTCTCCCCGGAGGATCTCCAGCTGAAGGAGTGGAACAAAACGTACTCCTGCGTTGATTACATAGAAAACGAGGTTCAGAACAATCTGACCAATATGATATTCAGCTTTGCAGTTAACAACAAGATAAAACCAGAGAAGCTGGACGAGATTTACCAAATCGTCAAGAATGGAGCCGAGATGTGTGGGGGCGTTAATCTGAGTGCCCTCCAGGATAACCTAACGACAACGTCATCATCCCCCGGAAACAAAACCTCCCCAGGGACAAAAACACTCAATAAGAGAACAGACCCGCCGCAGAAAAAAGACGATGCCTCCACCGGAGGGATATGCGGCCCCGCATCGCTGCTCGCCCTAACCGCCCTGCCGCTCCTATTGAAAAAGAAGAAAAAATGA
- a CDS encoding PadR family transcriptional regulator translates to MSESLVRTMFTVPMRNLILLIIGLKGETHGYEILKEIEKISRGMWKPSHGNLYTMLNKMVEEGLIEPREEYHGRRKLVKYSLTEKGWNYMREANELALQSLYMAVQYHEMLREKLRQMGYRKEIAVEAIDGYVELLDRIISILEEKKRSLLELKEKARKGEEGKKPVKGTGS, encoded by the coding sequence ATGTCGGAATCGCTCGTGAGGACTATGTTCACCGTCCCCATGAGAAACCTCATACTCCTCATAATCGGCCTCAAAGGCGAGACCCACGGCTACGAGATCCTGAAGGAGATAGAGAAGATCAGCAGGGGCATGTGGAAGCCAAGCCACGGCAACCTCTACACGATGCTCAACAAGATGGTCGAGGAAGGGCTGATAGAGCCCAGGGAAGAGTACCACGGCAGGAGAAAGCTCGTGAAGTACTCCCTAACGGAGAAGGGCTGGAACTACATGAGGGAAGCGAACGAGCTCGCGCTTCAGTCGCTCTATATGGCCGTCCAGTACCACGAGATGCTGAGGGAAAAGCTCAGGCAGATGGGCTACAGAAAGGAGATAGCGGTCGAAGCAATAGACGGCTACGTCGAACTCCTCGACAGGATTATCTCGATACTGGAGGAAAAGAAGAGGAGCCTGCTGGAGCTGAAGGAGAAAGCCAGAAAAGGGGAGGAAGGGAAAAAGCCCGTCAAAGGAACGGGTTCCTGA
- a CDS encoding ubiquitin-like small modifier protein 1, translating to MRVTVRYFARYRSLVGKGEEEVELPDGATVMDLIELLKERHPVLKNEVFAEDDDLADVNVSRNGRYVRFDEILKDGDIVALFPPVSGG from the coding sequence ATGAGAGTTACTGTAAGGTACTTCGCACGCTACCGGTCTCTTGTCGGGAAGGGCGAGGAAGAGGTAGAACTCCCCGATGGGGCAACTGTCATGGATCTGATAGAGCTCTTAAAGGAGAGGCACCCTGTTCTGAAGAACGAGGTCTTCGCCGAGGATGATGATTTAGCCGACGTCAACGTTTCAAGAAACGGCCGCTACGTCAGGTTCGATGAAATATTAAAAGACGGAGACATCGTTGCCCTGTTCCCGCCCGTTAGCGGGGGGTAA
- a CDS encoding TRAM domain-containing protein produces the protein MYGDRFGGYGQEAPVKVGERYRVRIESLGKGGDGIAKIKGFVIFVPNTQVGDEVEIVINSVKRKFAFGEVI, from the coding sequence ATGTATGGAGACAGATTTGGTGGATATGGACAGGAAGCCCCGGTTAAGGTTGGGGAGAGATACAGGGTTAGGATCGAGAGCCTTGGTAAGGGCGGTGACGGCATCGCCAAGATAAAGGGGTTCGTTATCTTCGTCCCGAACACCCAGGTCGGGGACGAGGTTGAGATAGTTATCAACTCCGTTAAGAGGAAGTTCGCCTTCGGCGAGGTCATCTGA
- a CDS encoding NAD+ synthase, producing the protein MRKLDYEKVIEILTGFISEKVNEAGADGVVLGISGGVDSATVAYLAAKALGKEKVLGLIMPYYENRDVDDARLVCESLGIEYKIINIQPIVDAFASQLGFQPDSRSLGNIMARTRMILLYAHANQLNCLVLGTSNRSEFLVGYFTKWGDGASDYAPLINLYKTEVWEIAKLLGVPERIIQKKPTAGLWEGQTDEDELGISYRLLDEILWRLVDLEMPKDRIAGELGVGVEKVEHVERLVRGSEHKRRLPLGPEVL; encoded by the coding sequence ATGAGGAAACTGGACTATGAAAAGGTCATCGAGATTCTGACGGGCTTCATCTCGGAGAAGGTTAATGAGGCAGGGGCAGATGGAGTCGTTTTGGGAATCAGCGGCGGGGTGGACAGCGCCACCGTTGCCTACCTCGCGGCAAAGGCCCTTGGGAAGGAGAAGGTTTTGGGATTGATAATGCCCTATTATGAAAACCGCGACGTTGATGATGCCAGGCTCGTCTGCGAGAGCCTTGGAATCGAGTACAAAATCATAAACATCCAACCCATAGTCGATGCCTTTGCCTCCCAGCTCGGCTTTCAACCGGACAGCCGCTCCCTCGGCAACATAATGGCAAGGACGAGGATGATACTCCTCTACGCCCACGCCAATCAGCTCAACTGCTTGGTCTTAGGAACGAGTAACAGGAGTGAATTTTTAGTCGGCTACTTTACAAAATGGGGTGATGGGGCGAGCGACTACGCACCGCTCATAAACCTCTACAAGACTGAGGTCTGGGAGATAGCGAAGCTCCTTGGCGTTCCGGAGAGGATAATTCAGAAGAAGCCCACAGCGGGCCTCTGGGAGGGGCAGACGGATGAAGACGAGCTCGGGATAAGCTACCGCCTGCTGGACGAGATACTCTGGCGGCTCGTTGACCTGGAGATGCCGAAGGACAGAATCGCGGGGGAGCTTGGGGTGGGCGTTGAGAAGGTCGAGCACGTCGAAAGGCTTGTGAGGGGAAGCGAGCACAAGAGAAGGCTTCCTTTGGGCCCTGAAGTCCTCTGA
- a CDS encoding CGP-CTERM-anchored Cys-rich protein, giving the protein MVRRMRAYLTIPIVILMLALPIVQACMSPYDQYAVEIVMNKPGVEYNPSAGVPSTVVVENETFVVRVWNGEDGPHVRVEIPLIHRMGAYWSYTGPVVITNGTIQKLISRGWIATSIIRNGSSIDVLQKGNVTVKIKTPKSECTSDSDCATGGCSGEICAPRDEAGKIVSPCLYARWYDCLKLTSCGCVNGACSWKPNEAFKKCLREHGVDPSKVIRAGVSEVTATGPNPEELSDALKEFFKATGANCTKFNLISGSEEKPAYDPSKVDAERVLEKALEYLTEKGIITGLTEEDVAQITRIAKWGEAGYNGKIGWYETKNGTYAWIPYDESKNPTLVRCGWVGPPVYGNASSTEGNGTPGTGHLNPGSGPNVTGGFGNHTAPNPAVNAPQNEMTSTTKTETGSAICGPSSIIGLAVLVRLIRKRK; this is encoded by the coding sequence ATGGTGAGGAGGATGAGGGCATATCTAACCATTCCAATCGTGATACTCATGCTCGCCCTCCCCATAGTTCAGGCCTGCATGAGCCCGTACGACCAGTACGCAGTTGAGATCGTAATGAACAAGCCGGGAGTTGAGTACAACCCCTCAGCCGGCGTACCTTCCACCGTGGTAGTAGAGAACGAGACTTTTGTTGTGAGGGTTTGGAACGGTGAAGATGGCCCGCATGTAAGGGTTGAGATCCCGCTGATCCATCGTATGGGTGCCTACTGGAGCTACACCGGCCCGGTTGTGATAACAAACGGGACAATTCAGAAGCTCATCAGCCGTGGGTGGATCGCCACCTCCATAATCCGAAACGGGTCGAGTATCGACGTTCTTCAAAAGGGCAACGTTACGGTAAAGATAAAGACCCCAAAAAGCGAGTGCACCTCCGACTCCGACTGCGCCACGGGCGGCTGTTCGGGGGAAATATGCGCTCCAAGGGATGAGGCAGGAAAAATAGTGAGTCCCTGCCTCTACGCCAGGTGGTACGACTGCCTCAAGCTTACGAGCTGTGGATGCGTGAACGGGGCCTGCTCATGGAAGCCCAACGAGGCCTTTAAAAAGTGCCTGAGGGAGCATGGAGTCGATCCATCAAAGGTTATAAGGGCAGGCGTTTCTGAGGTCACCGCAACGGGTCCAAACCCAGAGGAGCTCTCCGATGCCCTGAAGGAGTTCTTCAAAGCCACTGGAGCAAACTGCACGAAGTTCAACTTAATCTCGGGCTCCGAGGAGAAGCCTGCCTACGATCCTAGCAAAGTCGACGCTGAAAGAGTCCTGGAGAAAGCCCTTGAGTACCTCACTGAGAAGGGGATAATTACCGGTCTCACTGAGGAGGACGTTGCCCAGATAACCAGAATTGCCAAGTGGGGAGAAGCCGGCTACAACGGAAAGATCGGCTGGTATGAGACCAAGAACGGCACTTACGCCTGGATTCCCTACGACGAGAGCAAGAACCCAACCCTCGTGAGGTGCGGCTGGGTGGGTCCGCCGGTTTACGGCAACGCCTCATCCACAGAGGGGAACGGCACCCCTGGAACGGGCCACCTCAACCCCGGAAGCGGTCCGAACGTTACGGGGGGTTTCGGAAACCATACCGCACCAAACCCCGCCGTTAATGCCCCTCAGAACGAGATGACCTCCACCACAAAGACGGAGACTGGTTCCGCCATCTGCGGGCCGTCTTCCATCATTGGACTCGCTGTCCTAGTGAGGCTGATAAGGAAGAGAAAGTAA
- a CDS encoding MBL fold metallo-hydrolase, translating to MKVVVLGSGSYSGTPKPLCTCENCSRARINPALRRTRFSLYIEGGILVDPSPDLHYHLERLNKRIEKVFITHAHFDHIAGFPELQVFREVDVYSHRQAVEMARHLSAIFLGGASPENRDWRYHELEFGRWYEIEGMRVYHFRTVHKSIENSGGFVFEIRGKRIAVTGDTGPEILEDKDTLKLIEGADLLIAEMTHRESIPGTHLGVEDAIKLAELTDASYTLFAHISHSNYTHEVLEKRVRESGIRGKVARDFTWIEV from the coding sequence ATGAAGGTCGTCGTCCTCGGCTCAGGTTCCTACAGCGGGACTCCAAAGCCCCTCTGCACCTGCGAGAACTGCTCGAGGGCGAGGATAAACCCAGCGTTGAGGAGGACGCGCTTCTCTCTCTACATCGAGGGCGGAATCCTCGTTGATCCGAGTCCGGATTTACACTACCACCTTGAACGGCTGAACAAGAGGATTGAGAAAGTATTCATAACCCACGCCCACTTCGACCACATAGCAGGCTTTCCGGAGCTTCAGGTTTTCAGGGAAGTGGACGTCTACTCCCACAGACAGGCGGTCGAGATGGCGAGGCACCTCTCAGCGATTTTCCTCGGCGGAGCGTCTCCAGAAAACAGGGACTGGCGCTACCACGAGCTTGAATTTGGGAGGTGGTACGAGATTGAAGGGATGAGAGTCTATCACTTCAGAACTGTACACAAGTCAATCGAGAACTCCGGCGGCTTCGTCTTCGAGATCAGAGGAAAGAGAATAGCCGTAACCGGCGACACCGGGCCGGAGATACTGGAGGATAAGGATACCCTTAAGCTCATCGAGGGTGCTGACCTCCTCATAGCGGAAATGACCCACAGGGAGTCAATTCCCGGAACGCACCTCGGCGTGGAAGACGCCATTAAGCTGGCCGAACTTACGGACGCTTCCTACACTCTCTTCGCCCACATAAGCCACAGCAACTACACGCACGAGGTTCTTGAGAAAAGAGTAAGGGAGAGCGGAATAAGGGGGAAGGTGGCGAGGGACTTCACCTGGATTGAGGTTTAA
- a CDS encoding tryptophan--tRNA ligase yields the protein MDDFKVTPWDVEGVVDYNKLIEQFGTSPLTDELIEKTAELTKSELPIFFRRRFFFSHRDYDKVLADYENGKGFFLYTGRGPSGPMHIGHIIPFFATKWLQEKFGVNLYIQITDDEKFLFKEKLSFEDTKRWAYENILDIIAVGFDPDKTFIFQNSEFTKIYEMAIPIAKKINFSMARAVFGFTDQSKIGMIFYPAIQAAPTFFEKKRCLIPAAIDQDPYWRLQRDFAESLGYYKTAAIHSKFVPGLTSMGGKMSASKPETAVYLTDDPEEAGKKIWKFALTGGRATAKEQREKGGQPEKCVVFKWFEIFFEPDDEKLMERYRACKSGELLCGQCKRELIERVQKFLKEHQKKRKEAEKKVEKFKYTGELAQEQWDKAIPEPLKT from the coding sequence ATGGACGACTTTAAGGTTACCCCATGGGACGTTGAGGGTGTCGTGGACTACAACAAGCTGATAGAACAGTTCGGGACGAGCCCGCTGACGGACGAGCTTATAGAGAAGACCGCAGAGCTCACGAAGAGCGAGCTGCCTATATTCTTCAGGAGAAGGTTTTTCTTCTCCCACAGAGACTACGACAAGGTTCTGGCCGATTATGAAAACGGGAAGGGCTTCTTCCTCTACACGGGGAGGGGTCCGAGCGGTCCGATGCACATCGGCCACATAATCCCGTTCTTCGCGACCAAGTGGCTCCAGGAGAAGTTCGGCGTCAATCTCTACATCCAGATAACCGACGACGAGAAGTTCCTATTCAAGGAGAAGCTGAGCTTTGAAGACACCAAGAGGTGGGCCTATGAAAACATCCTCGACATCATAGCGGTCGGCTTCGACCCGGACAAGACCTTCATCTTCCAGAACAGCGAATTTACCAAGATATACGAGATGGCCATTCCAATAGCTAAGAAGATAAACTTCTCGATGGCCCGCGCGGTGTTCGGCTTCACAGACCAGAGCAAGATCGGAATGATTTTCTACCCTGCCATACAAGCGGCTCCAACGTTCTTCGAGAAGAAGCGCTGTCTGATTCCTGCCGCTATTGACCAGGACCCCTACTGGAGGCTCCAGAGGGACTTCGCTGAGAGTCTTGGCTACTACAAGACCGCGGCAATACACTCCAAGTTCGTGCCCGGTTTGACGAGCATGGGCGGCAAGATGAGCGCGAGCAAGCCCGAGACGGCCGTTTACCTCACCGACGATCCTGAGGAGGCTGGCAAAAAGATATGGAAGTTCGCCCTCACTGGAGGGAGGGCCACCGCCAAGGAGCAGCGCGAGAAGGGAGGTCAGCCTGAGAAGTGCGTCGTCTTCAAGTGGTTCGAGATATTCTTCGAACCGGACGACGAGAAGCTCATGGAGCGCTATAGAGCCTGTAAATCCGGCGAGCTTCTCTGCGGCCAGTGCAAGCGCGAGCTGATCGAGCGCGTCCAGAAGTTCCTCAAGGAGCACCAGAAGAAGAGGAAAGAGGCGGAAAAGAAGGTCGAGAAGTTCAAGTACACGGGTGAGCTCGCTCAGGAGCAGTGGGACAAGGCGATTCCTGAACCGCTGAAAACTTAA
- a CDS encoding DMT family transporter yields the protein MNPETEGTLLAFLVLLALGLESAVIKANPSNPIGFITLSIFFAALILWVVLLATGKFREIRKKPGELKKAFLTGLFATTIAYSLYSLGTSMSTATNSAIITRLEVFYSLAIGWLFLRERVSGKALTSSLLLFGGVFLVLTQGKWITPRKGDFLLLLTPLFWQLGHTVAKFTDYSPLTIATLRNTFGFLLLLPLAFLSGIRLTKLAVAEGVIIATTQTLWYASISRINLSKATVILTPAPAVTIAVAIAFLGESVGVYHLLGFLLVVIGTLMIAFEESGKR from the coding sequence ATGAATCCTGAAACAGAAGGCACTCTCCTCGCTTTCCTCGTTCTCCTTGCTCTAGGCCTTGAGTCGGCCGTTATAAAGGCCAATCCCTCCAATCCAATCGGGTTCATAACTTTGTCCATCTTCTTCGCGGCCCTTATCCTGTGGGTGGTTCTTTTAGCGACTGGAAAGTTCAGAGAAATTAGAAAAAAGCCCGGCGAGCTTAAGAAGGCCTTCCTCACTGGTCTCTTCGCCACCACCATTGCCTACTCCCTCTACTCGCTCGGAACCAGCATGAGCACGGCCACAAATTCGGCTATAATAACACGCCTTGAGGTGTTTTACTCCCTCGCCATCGGCTGGCTCTTCTTAAGGGAGAGGGTGAGTGGAAAAGCCTTAACCTCTTCTCTCCTGCTCTTCGGCGGGGTCTTCCTAGTACTCACGCAGGGAAAGTGGATAACGCCAAGGAAAGGTGACTTCCTGCTCCTCCTTACGCCCCTCTTCTGGCAACTGGGACATACTGTTGCAAAGTTCACCGACTACTCGCCGCTGACGATAGCTACACTCAGGAACACCTTTGGCTTTCTCCTCCTGCTCCCACTCGCGTTCCTGAGCGGAATTCGGCTAACCAAGCTCGCCGTTGCAGAAGGGGTCATAATAGCAACGACTCAAACCCTATGGTACGCCTCAATCTCAAGGATAAACCTCTCAAAGGCCACCGTGATACTCACCCCAGCTCCGGCCGTCACGATAGCGGTAGCTATAGCCTTCCTCGGGGAGAGTGTTGGGGTTTATCATTTACTCGGCTTCCTCCTTGTGGTCATCGGAACGCTTATGATAGCCTTTGAGGAAAGCGGAAAGAGGTGA
- the eno gene encoding phosphopyruvate hydratase, which yields MENPFEITGVYAREILDSRGNPTVEVEVYTPVSMGRAAVPSGASTGTHEALELRDGGKRYHGKGVRRAVENVNKIIAPEIIGMDVTWQRDIDMLMLELDGTENKSNLGANAILGVSLAVAKAAANALGMPLYQYIGGTNAYVMPVPMSNVINGGVHAGNELDFQEFMIMPVGADSFREGIRWVSETYHVLKGVIAEKYGKDAVNVGDEGGFAPPLKEPHEPLELLIKAIEEAGYKPGDEIAFAMDPASSEFFHPDIGKYVVNGKEYTSGELLELYKELVSSYPVVSIEDPFHEEDWEGFVMITKELGNKIQIVGDDLFVTNPKRIRKGIEMGAANALLLKVNQIGTLSEAIDAAYTAFRAGYGVVVSHRSGETEDATIADLAVALNAGQIKTGAPARSDRNAKYNQLIRIEEELEGIAVYPGRKFRNPFL from the coding sequence ATGGAGAACCCGTTTGAGATAACTGGAGTGTACGCGAGAGAAATCCTCGACAGCAGGGGAAACCCAACGGTTGAGGTCGAGGTCTATACGCCGGTGAGCATGGGAAGGGCGGCAGTTCCGAGTGGAGCTTCCACCGGAACCCACGAGGCACTCGAACTCCGCGACGGCGGAAAGCGCTACCACGGAAAGGGCGTTAGAAGGGCTGTCGAGAACGTGAACAAGATAATAGCCCCCGAGATCATCGGAATGGACGTCACCTGGCAGAGGGACATTGATATGCTGATGCTCGAGCTAGACGGCACCGAGAACAAGAGCAACCTCGGGGCGAACGCCATCCTCGGCGTTTCTCTGGCAGTTGCCAAAGCCGCTGCCAACGCCCTCGGAATGCCGCTCTACCAGTACATAGGAGGAACCAACGCCTACGTCATGCCCGTCCCGATGAGCAACGTCATCAACGGCGGTGTTCACGCGGGCAACGAGCTCGACTTCCAGGAGTTCATGATAATGCCCGTTGGAGCTGACTCCTTCAGGGAAGGAATAAGGTGGGTTTCTGAAACTTATCACGTCCTCAAGGGCGTCATTGCCGAGAAGTACGGTAAGGATGCGGTCAACGTCGGTGACGAGGGCGGATTCGCTCCCCCGCTGAAGGAGCCGCACGAACCTCTCGAGCTCCTCATAAAGGCCATTGAAGAAGCCGGCTACAAGCCGGGCGACGAGATAGCCTTCGCGATGGACCCGGCCTCAAGCGAGTTCTTCCACCCGGACATAGGCAAGTACGTCGTCAACGGCAAGGAATACACCAGCGGCGAGCTCCTCGAGCTCTACAAGGAGCTCGTTAGCAGCTATCCGGTTGTCTCCATCGAGGATCCGTTCCACGAGGAGGACTGGGAAGGCTTCGTAATGATAACGAAGGAGCTCGGGAACAAGATACAGATCGTTGGAGACGATCTCTTCGTCACCAACCCGAAGAGGATAAGGAAGGGCATCGAGATGGGTGCCGCCAACGCTCTCCTCCTCAAGGTCAACCAGATAGGAACTCTGAGCGAGGCCATAGACGCAGCATACACCGCCTTCCGCGCTGGCTACGGCGTCGTCGTCTCCCACAGGAGCGGAGAGACGGAGGATGCAACCATTGCCGACCTCGCCGTTGCCCTCAATGCGGGCCAGATAAAGACCGGCGCCCCAGCCAGAAGCGACAGGAACGCCAAGTACAACCAGCTCATAAGGATAGAGGAGGAACTCGAGGGAATAGCCGTCTATCCTGGCAGGAAGTTCAGGAACCCGTTCCTTTGA